In Rheinheimera sp. MM224, one DNA window encodes the following:
- the ung gene encoding uracil-DNA glycosylase produces MSLNWQDVIGAEKNQPYFLQTMDYLKQQRAAGQVIYPPEALVFNAFKLTPFAEMKVVVIGQDPYHGPNQAHGLSFSVPAGVAIPPSLRNIYKELALEYVDFQTPKHGCLESWAQQGVLLLNTALTVVANEANSHRNLGWEQFTDQVIRAISANAEGIVFLLWGSHAIKKSQLIDKTKHHILTAPHPSPLSAHRGFLGCGHFAKANELLEQQGKPPIRWQV; encoded by the coding sequence GTGTCTTTAAACTGGCAAGACGTGATTGGGGCTGAAAAAAATCAGCCCTATTTTCTGCAAACTATGGATTACTTAAAGCAACAACGTGCCGCAGGGCAGGTGATTTATCCACCTGAAGCACTGGTGTTTAATGCCTTTAAGCTGACGCCTTTTGCAGAGATGAAAGTGGTGGTGATAGGGCAGGACCCCTACCATGGTCCGAATCAGGCTCATGGCTTAAGTTTTTCTGTGCCTGCAGGAGTGGCTATTCCACCTTCGCTGCGCAATATCTATAAAGAGCTGGCGCTGGAATATGTTGATTTTCAGACCCCAAAGCATGGTTGTCTGGAAAGCTGGGCGCAGCAGGGGGTGTTGTTACTCAATACTGCCTTGACTGTGGTGGCGAACGAAGCCAACTCACACCGTAACTTAGGCTGGGAGCAGTTTACTGATCAAGTGATCCGGGCTATCAGTGCCAATGCAGAAGGTATAGTGTTTTTGTTATGGGGCAGTCATGCGATTAAAAAATCACAGCTGATCGATAAAACCAAACACCATATACTGACCGCACCTCATCCATCCCCTTTATCAGCGCACCGCGGCTTTTTAGGCTGTGGACACTTTGCAAAGGCGAATGAGCTACTCGAACAGCAGGGTAAACCCCCTATCCGCTGGCAAGTATAA
- a CDS encoding DUF3545 family protein, giving the protein MESFEDLLNMLERPATKSRAVKRKWREIEAVKERQRLKRELEDIDWTIEPELVDIELS; this is encoded by the coding sequence ATGGAAAGCTTCGAAGACTTACTGAATATGTTGGAGCGTCCTGCGACGAAGAGCCGTGCAGTCAAACGCAAGTGGCGAGAAATTGAAGCAGTCAAAGAACGCCAGCGCTTAAAACGAGAACTAGAAGATATAGACTGGACCATAGAACCTGAATTAGTAGACATCGAATTAAGTTAA
- the pgi gene encoding glucose-6-phosphate isomerase, which yields MMSSALWAELKQLAQQPLSLRQQFAADPKRAEKFQVNACGIHLDFAKNLITDGIWQKLLELAKQSQIQSKTQQMLSGDKINNTEQRAVWHMALRADTKTPLVLDGVDLQPEIQACHTQMAELIGQLHNGEYKGYQGDAITDLIWIGIGGSLLGPQMACEALEPFNKSPVRIHFAGNIDGAVVSDVVKALNPATTLVFVASKSFGTEETKQNALAVRQWFIDKGADKAAIAQHFWATSSNIKAAAEFGIVAQHILPMWDWVGGRYSLWSAIGFPVALQLGMEQFQQLLKGARDMDQHFIQAPLEQNMPVILALLGVWYINAKGCQAQALLPYSHYLRFLPSYVQQLDMESNGKGVDLDGKPLTDATAPVIWGDAGTNGQHAYHQLLHQSVLAVPSDFILPAKVSHELKDHHHRLAAHCFAQTQALMQGKTFEEAKAEVLASGASEAEAIALAPHKVSPGNKPSNTLLLPELSPYYLGALIALYEQKVFCQGVLWNINSFDQWGVELGKQLSTPIYQVLSDQQKNNFDASTEALIAKFKQLNLG from the coding sequence ATGATGTCGTCTGCACTTTGGGCTGAATTGAAACAGCTGGCACAACAGCCTTTGTCATTGCGTCAGCAGTTTGCTGCAGACCCAAAGCGGGCTGAGAAATTCCAGGTCAATGCCTGTGGTATTCATCTGGATTTTGCCAAAAACCTGATCACAGATGGCATCTGGCAAAAGCTGTTGGAGCTGGCAAAACAAAGCCAGATCCAAAGCAAAACTCAGCAGATGCTAAGTGGCGATAAAATAAATAACACGGAACAACGTGCCGTCTGGCATATGGCGTTACGTGCAGACACAAAAACGCCTTTAGTATTAGATGGTGTGGATTTACAGCCTGAAATTCAGGCCTGCCATACACAAATGGCAGAGCTGATTGGCCAGCTGCATAATGGTGAATACAAAGGCTATCAGGGCGATGCTATTACCGATCTGATTTGGATTGGTATTGGTGGCTCTTTACTGGGCCCACAAATGGCCTGTGAAGCTTTAGAGCCTTTTAACAAAAGCCCTGTGCGTATTCACTTTGCCGGCAATATAGATGGTGCCGTCGTCTCTGATGTAGTCAAAGCTTTAAACCCTGCCACTACGCTGGTGTTTGTCGCCTCTAAGTCTTTTGGTACTGAAGAAACTAAACAAAACGCCTTGGCTGTGCGGCAGTGGTTCATAGACAAAGGTGCAGACAAAGCCGCTATAGCGCAGCATTTCTGGGCTACTTCGTCCAATATCAAAGCCGCAGCTGAATTTGGCATAGTGGCACAACATATTCTGCCGATGTGGGACTGGGTGGGTGGACGTTATTCGTTATGGTCTGCTATAGGCTTCCCTGTTGCATTGCAGTTGGGCATGGAGCAGTTTCAACAACTGCTCAAAGGCGCCCGTGATATGGACCAGCATTTTATCCAAGCACCTCTTGAGCAGAATATGCCGGTGATTTTGGCTTTGCTTGGCGTCTGGTATATCAATGCTAAAGGTTGTCAGGCGCAAGCCTTACTGCCGTACAGCCATTATTTACGTTTCCTGCCTTCTTACGTGCAGCAACTGGATATGGAAAGTAATGGTAAAGGGGTGGATCTTGATGGCAAGCCACTCACAGATGCCACAGCCCCGGTGATTTGGGGGGATGCAGGCACCAATGGTCAGCATGCGTATCATCAGTTATTGCACCAAAGTGTGCTGGCTGTGCCGTCAGACTTTATTCTGCCGGCCAAAGTCAGTCACGAGCTCAAAGATCATCACCACAGATTAGCAGCGCACTGCTTTGCCCAAACTCAGGCCTTGATGCAAGGCAAAACCTTTGAAGAAGCCAAAGCTGAAGTACTGGCAAGTGGCGCATCAGAAGCTGAAGCCATTGCTTTGGCACCACATAAAGTGTCTCCTGGTAATAAGCCAAGCAATACTTTATTGCTGCCAGAATTATCACCTTATTACTTAGGCGCCTTAATAGCGCTTTATGAGCAGAAGGTGTTTTGTCAGGGTGTTTTGTGGAATATCAACTCTTTTGATCAGTGGGGTGTTGAGCTGGGTAAACAGCTGTCGACGCCTATTTATCAGGTGTTATCTGATCAACAAAAAAATAACTTTGATGCGTCCACAGAGGCACTTATCGCAAAATTTAAGCAGTTGAACTTGGGCTAA
- the tal gene encoding transaldolase gives MSTLLEQLKAVTTVVVDSGDLGAIEQFRPVDATTNPSLLLNASQLEFSKPLLAQAVAYAKSKSSDLATQVSIASDKFAVDIGTQISKLVPGRVSTEVDARLSFDTQASINKALQLVALYQENGISKDRILIKIASTWEGIQAARHLEQQGIQCNLTLLFHMAQARACAEAGIFLISPFVGRILDWYKANTKQDYTAETDPGVVSVREIYRYFKTYGHKTVVMGASFRNIGEVLALAGCDRLTISPGLLEELSQQQGSLTVHLQDTGATAKETAALTEAEFRWALNEDAMATEKLSEGIRKFAIDQRKLESLIQAQLQA, from the coding sequence ATGAGCACTTTACTTGAACAGTTAAAAGCAGTGACTACTGTCGTGGTCGACAGTGGTGACTTAGGCGCCATTGAACAATTCCGCCCTGTAGACGCTACAACAAATCCGTCTTTGTTACTCAACGCCAGCCAACTGGAGTTTTCCAAACCGTTGTTGGCTCAGGCTGTGGCTTATGCCAAAAGCAAAAGCTCAGATCTGGCAACACAGGTCAGCATAGCCAGCGATAAGTTTGCAGTAGATATCGGCACTCAGATCAGCAAGTTAGTGCCGGGTCGTGTTTCTACTGAAGTGGATGCCCGTTTATCTTTTGATACTCAGGCCAGCATCAACAAGGCGCTGCAACTGGTGGCTTTGTATCAGGAAAATGGCATCAGTAAAGATCGCATCTTGATCAAAATAGCCTCAACCTGGGAAGGTATTCAGGCCGCCCGCCATCTTGAGCAACAAGGTATTCAGTGTAACCTGACGCTGCTGTTCCATATGGCGCAAGCCCGTGCTTGTGCTGAAGCTGGCATATTCTTAATTTCTCCTTTTGTTGGCCGTATTCTGGACTGGTACAAAGCCAACACCAAACAAGACTACACAGCAGAAACCGATCCAGGTGTGGTTTCAGTGCGTGAAATTTATCGTTACTTCAAAACTTATGGCCACAAAACTGTGGTGATGGGTGCAAGCTTCCGTAATATCGGCGAAGTATTAGCTTTAGCAGGCTGCGACCGCTTAACCATCAGCCCTGGATTACTGGAAGAATTAAGCCAGCAGCAAGGCAGCTTAACAGTTCATCTGCAAGATACAGGTGCTACCGCCAAAGAAACTGCGGCTTTGACTGAAGCAGAATTCCGCTGGGCGTTGAATGAAGATGCAATGGCCACCGAAAAACTGTCGGAAGGTATCCGTAAATTTGCCATTGACCAACGTAAGCTGGAAAGTTTAATTCAGGCGCAATTACAGGCTTAA
- the yaaA gene encoding peroxide stress protein YaaA, whose protein sequence is MLMVISPAKDLDYQSPLSVTAFSQPALLEQSLELMPYCRDLTPVQLSGLMHISDKLAGLNAARFAQWSTPFTPDNARQALFAFNGDVYQGLQASSLKQKDLDYAQQHLRILSGLYGVLRPLDLMQPYRLEMGTSLENGRGKNLYQFWGERISTELNQQLEQLNSEFLLNLASQEYFKAVDKKALKAKVVNVEFKDFKNGQYKIISFFAKKARGLMARYVIEQQIDQLDGLKEFNSAGYQFSSAESKADKLVFTRMQQSD, encoded by the coding sequence ATGTTGATGGTGATATCACCCGCCAAAGATTTAGATTACCAAAGTCCGCTATCAGTTACCGCCTTTAGCCAGCCCGCTTTGCTGGAGCAAAGCCTTGAGTTGATGCCCTATTGCCGCGATCTGACACCTGTCCAACTCTCAGGTTTAATGCATATCAGTGACAAACTGGCAGGCCTTAATGCTGCACGTTTTGCCCAGTGGTCTACACCTTTTACACCGGATAATGCCCGTCAGGCTTTGTTTGCTTTTAATGGGGATGTGTATCAGGGCTTGCAAGCGTCCAGCCTGAAACAAAAAGATCTGGACTATGCCCAGCAGCATTTACGCATTTTAAGTGGTTTATATGGGGTGTTACGGCCTTTGGATCTGATGCAGCCTTATCGTCTGGAGATGGGTACTTCGTTAGAAAATGGCCGTGGTAAAAATTTATATCAGTTCTGGGGCGAACGCATCAGCACTGAACTGAATCAACAGCTGGAGCAGCTAAATTCAGAGTTTTTGCTGAACTTAGCATCACAGGAATACTTTAAAGCTGTGGACAAAAAAGCCCTGAAGGCCAAAGTAGTGAATGTGGAATTTAAAGATTTCAAAAATGGTCAGTATAAAATCATCAGCTTTTTCGCCAAAAAAGCCCGTGGCCTGATGGCTCGTTATGTGATTGAGCAACAGATTGATCAGCTGGATGGCTTAAAGGAATTTAACAGTGCTGGCTATCAGTTTAGCAGCGCCGAATCCAAAGCCGACAAACTGGTGTTTACACGGATGCAACAGTCCGACTGA
- a CDS encoding inosine/guanosine kinase, which produces MKFPGRRKLKHYFPVSQPKLTLPSYEVRPELDTYIVGLDQTIVDVIANVSDEFLEKYGIGKGLSNLVEHGKADLIYQELVGSNAISDHFAGGTIGNTVHNYSVLADDKSVLLGVMSANIQLGSPAYHYLCHTSSKVDMNHLQGVPGDIGRGITMITPDGERTFVIDPGDMDELTPAYIPTDIIAKAAAIVVSAYPLRATDQPIQQAMVKMLSDAKAADVPVVMSLGTKHLVEEHRELIQQTLSQYVNVLAMNELEAEALTGFADPLLAAEAALDYVDMVLLTAGPEGLYLCGYTDASAKRETTNPIKSGALADYNEFEFSRPMQKKDCQQPVKVYSHIDPYLGGPERIKNTNGAGDGALAAILHDIAANHFHRQTLPLSSKHEQPYLAYSSFAQICKYANRVSYAILVQNAPRLSKGLPEKEDSLEESYWDR; this is translated from the coding sequence ATGAAATTCCCTGGTCGTCGTAAACTCAAACATTATTTTCCAGTGTCTCAGCCTAAGCTGACTTTACCCAGCTACGAAGTGCGGCCTGAACTAGACACTTATATTGTGGGTTTGGACCAAACCATAGTGGATGTGATTGCCAATGTCAGTGATGAATTTCTTGAAAAATACGGCATAGGCAAAGGCTTATCCAACTTAGTGGAACATGGCAAAGCTGACCTGATTTATCAGGAGTTAGTGGGCTCCAATGCTATTTCTGATCACTTTGCCGGTGGCACCATAGGCAATACAGTACATAACTATTCTGTACTGGCGGACGATAAATCTGTGTTATTGGGGGTGATGTCAGCCAATATTCAGCTGGGTTCTCCTGCATATCACTATTTATGCCATACCAGCAGCAAGGTGGATATGAACCATCTGCAGGGCGTACCAGGTGATATAGGCCGCGGTATTACCATGATCACCCCAGATGGCGAACGCACTTTTGTGATAGACCCGGGTGATATGGATGAGTTAACTCCAGCTTATATCCCGACCGATATTATTGCCAAAGCCGCAGCTATAGTGGTCAGTGCTTATCCGCTGCGCGCCACAGATCAGCCGATACAACAGGCTATGGTGAAAATGTTGTCCGATGCTAAAGCTGCAGATGTTCCTGTGGTGATGAGCTTAGGCACTAAACATTTAGTCGAAGAGCACAGGGAGCTGATTCAGCAAACTTTGTCGCAGTATGTCAATGTGCTCGCGATGAATGAGCTGGAAGCTGAAGCTTTAACCGGTTTTGCTGATCCATTGCTCGCGGCAGAAGCTGCGCTGGATTATGTTGATATGGTGCTGTTAACAGCGGGTCCTGAAGGCTTGTATTTATGTGGATACACAGACGCATCAGCCAAACGTGAAACCACCAATCCAATCAAATCCGGCGCTTTGGCTGATTACAATGAGTTTGAATTCAGCCGTCCTATGCAGAAAAAAGACTGCCAGCAGCCGGTGAAAGTCTACTCGCATATCGACCCTTATTTGGGTGGGCCTGAGCGGATTAAAAATACCAATGGCGCTGGCGATGGCGCTTTAGCTGCTATTTTACATGACATAGCGGCCAATCATTTCCACCGTCAAACTTTGCCTTTATCCAGTAAACATGAACAACCTTATCTGGCTTATTCGTCTTTTGCTCAGATCTGTAAATATGCCAACCGCGTCAGTTACGCCATTCTGGTGCAAAATGCGCCACGCTTGTCTAAAGGCTTACCGGAAAAAGAAGACTCTCTGGAAGAAAGCTACTGGGACAGGTAA
- a CDS encoding carbohydrate binding family 9 domain-containing protein has protein sequence MLRWFFLLAALFSASALADIHIPKTSASISIDGDLSDAGWAQANKVQITINSWPADNTPAPVATEVLLMENGEYFYLAFKAKDPDPSQIRAFLKDRDDVWEDDLVGIKIDSYNDQKLAYQFFSNPLGVQADAIENEVSGDESDAWDGIWQSVGKLTSDGYQVEIAIPLRILNFNDRLALQQWRIELVRFYPRDVKHRLSSNKIERANPCWICQMRIATGFSGAKQGSHFSVVPSLVTGASQQRDVTPDAKTDWQTEPNTEVSLDLKWGITPDINLNATLNPDFSQVEADVAQVSMNDTFSLFFDEKRAFFLDNQDYFSSPLDLVYTRNIGAPDMGAKLTGKQQQHSFAFFAANDEKTTFIVPGNLGSDVAVLDEESTNAVLRYRYDLNADLSLGWISSLRQSDSYHNNLSGVDLKYKITDQDELVLQYLYADSAYSEPLRQSFGDSEAGLRLADDLSDPAYFFMYEHDDGAWLWNTEYLALEKEFRADMGYMPQTDFHKFVQGLGYQWFSDSSWWNRAILSGDWDISHNANNELLEKEAELFLELWGPQQSFFSFSLTDRDKTGPRLNNNSLAIDGNTLMFNEQRFITFAEFRPLPALYANAEIELGDAIDYRNNRLGDLLQLSPEVSWNASTHLQIEARHTYRYLEADGAEVFTANLTDLRLSYQFSVRSLLRLTLIYSDIVQNPLNNPGLTQQLERSLGSQLLYSYKLNPQTLFFAGYSDNAYQDDELTSLERDQRSVFMKFSYAWLL, from the coding sequence ATGCTGCGTTGGTTTTTTCTGTTGGCTGCTCTGTTTTCTGCTAGTGCTCTGGCCGATATTCACATTCCTAAAACCAGCGCCAGTATTAGCATTGATGGCGATTTATCTGACGCTGGCTGGGCACAAGCGAACAAAGTTCAGATAACTATAAACAGCTGGCCTGCCGACAATACGCCTGCTCCTGTAGCAACCGAAGTGCTGCTGATGGAAAACGGCGAGTATTTTTATCTGGCTTTTAAAGCCAAAGATCCCGATCCGTCCCAAATCCGCGCCTTTTTAAAAGACAGAGACGATGTCTGGGAAGATGATTTAGTCGGCATCAAAATTGACAGCTACAACGATCAAAAACTGGCTTATCAGTTTTTCAGTAATCCTTTGGGTGTGCAGGCAGATGCAATAGAAAATGAAGTTAGTGGCGATGAAAGTGATGCCTGGGATGGTATTTGGCAAAGTGTAGGCAAACTCACTTCTGATGGCTATCAGGTGGAGATCGCTATTCCGCTGCGCATTTTAAACTTTAATGACCGGCTGGCGCTGCAGCAATGGCGTATTGAGTTGGTACGGTTTTATCCACGCGATGTAAAACACCGTTTATCCAGCAATAAAATAGAAAGGGCGAACCCCTGTTGGATTTGCCAGATGCGTATCGCTACCGGTTTTTCCGGTGCCAAACAAGGCAGTCATTTTAGTGTGGTGCCGTCTTTGGTGACGGGGGCTAGCCAGCAACGTGATGTGACACCCGATGCAAAAACAGACTGGCAGACAGAACCCAATACCGAAGTCAGTCTGGATTTAAAATGGGGCATAACACCGGACATTAATCTCAATGCGACACTCAATCCTGATTTTTCTCAGGTAGAAGCTGATGTGGCGCAAGTGTCAATGAATGATACCTTCTCGTTATTTTTTGACGAAAAACGCGCTTTTTTCCTCGATAACCAAGACTATTTCAGTTCACCTCTGGATCTGGTTTACACCCGCAATATTGGTGCACCTGACATGGGCGCTAAGCTGACGGGCAAACAACAGCAACATTCCTTTGCCTTTTTTGCCGCTAATGACGAAAAAACCACCTTTATAGTGCCAGGCAACCTCGGATCTGACGTCGCCGTATTGGATGAAGAAAGCACCAACGCTGTGCTGAGATATCGTTACGATCTGAATGCAGATTTATCTTTGGGCTGGATCAGTAGCCTACGGCAAAGCGACAGCTATCACAATAATTTATCAGGCGTGGATCTGAAGTATAAAATCACGGATCAGGATGAACTGGTGCTGCAGTATTTGTATGCGGACTCTGCGTATTCGGAGCCATTACGTCAAAGCTTTGGAGATTCTGAAGCGGGTTTACGTTTAGCGGATGATTTGTCAGACCCAGCTTACTTTTTCATGTATGAACATGATGATGGTGCCTGGCTATGGAATACCGAATATCTGGCGCTGGAAAAGGAGTTTCGGGCTGATATGGGTTATATGCCACAAACCGACTTTCATAAATTTGTGCAGGGTTTGGGCTATCAGTGGTTTTCTGACAGCAGCTGGTGGAACAGGGCTATTCTGAGCGGCGATTGGGATATCAGTCATAACGCCAATAATGAGCTATTGGAAAAAGAAGCAGAGCTATTTTTGGAGTTATGGGGACCACAACAAAGCTTCTTCTCTTTTAGTCTGACCGACAGAGATAAAACAGGTCCGCGTCTGAATAATAATTCTTTGGCTATTGATGGCAATACGCTGATGTTTAATGAACAACGTTTTATTACTTTTGCGGAATTCAGACCTTTGCCAGCACTTTATGCCAACGCCGAAATAGAACTGGGTGATGCCATTGATTACCGCAATAACAGGCTGGGGGATTTACTACAGCTCTCGCCTGAAGTCAGCTGGAATGCCAGTACTCATCTGCAAATTGAAGCCCGTCATACCTACAGATATTTAGAGGCCGACGGGGCAGAGGTTTTTACCGCCAACCTGACCGACTTACGTTTGAGCTATCAGTTTTCAGTGCGTAGTTTGTTGCGTCTGACCTTGATTTACAGTGATATTGTGCAGAATCCGCTGAATAATCCGGGCCTTACCCAGCAACTTGAACGTAGCTTGGGCAGTCAGTTATTGTATTCCTACAAACTAAACCCACAGACTTTGTTTTTTGCAGGCTACAGTGACAATGCTTATCAGGACGATGAACTGACAAGTTTGGAGCGGGATCAACGTTCTGTCTTTATGAAATTTAGTTATGCCTGGTTGCTTTAA
- the srmB gene encoding ATP-dependent RNA helicase SrmB has product MSEINTAQEKMTFAEFQLDESLEKTLSKAGFKEATSIQKLAIPVALEGRDILASAPTGTGKTLAFLLPAIQYLLDFPRRDPGFARVLIMTPTRELAYQIFEQVQQLIMLTDLHAGVITGGINYGSHKETLEKNNDILVATPGRLIEYLDNESFHADEVEVLILDEADRMLDMGFVGEMNRIILEAKRRRQTMLFSATLEGNGVNKFSERALREPVLVEAAPPRREKAKILQWMHAADDADHKLALLIHILKQEDVSKVIVFVKTRERLATLTGQLEAAGLKCCWLQGEMAQDKRQTALARFSNNQVRILVATDIAARGLDIDDITHVINYDMPRTADVYVHRIGRTGRAGKKGTAISLVEAHDIGVVGKVERYTEQPLKRRFIEGMRPKHKEAKAPTKQKKPKTAAKKKALKKAAKAKG; this is encoded by the coding sequence GTGAGCGAAATTAACACTGCACAGGAAAAAATGACCTTTGCTGAGTTTCAACTGGATGAGAGCTTAGAGAAAACCCTGAGTAAAGCGGGTTTTAAAGAAGCGACCAGCATTCAGAAACTGGCTATTCCTGTGGCTTTGGAAGGCCGCGACATACTGGCCAGTGCGCCTACAGGCACAGGCAAAACCCTGGCGTTTTTATTGCCAGCTATTCAGTACCTGCTGGATTTTCCGCGCCGTGATCCGGGTTTTGCACGTGTATTGATCATGACGCCTACCCGTGAACTGGCTTATCAGATTTTTGAACAGGTGCAACAGCTGATTATGCTGACCGACCTGCACGCTGGTGTAATCACCGGCGGTATCAACTACGGCAGTCACAAAGAAACCTTAGAAAAAAACAACGATATTCTGGTCGCGACACCAGGTCGTTTAATTGAATATCTGGATAACGAAAGTTTCCATGCTGACGAAGTGGAAGTACTGATCCTCGACGAAGCCGACCGTATGCTGGATATGGGTTTTGTCGGTGAAATGAACCGCATTATTCTGGAAGCCAAACGTCGTCGTCAGACCATGTTGTTCTCCGCCACTTTGGAGGGCAATGGCGTCAACAAGTTTTCAGAGCGCGCTTTACGTGAGCCAGTGCTGGTTGAAGCTGCACCACCACGTCGCGAAAAAGCGAAGATTCTGCAGTGGATGCACGCCGCTGACGATGCCGATCACAAACTGGCGCTGCTTATTCATATTCTGAAACAAGAAGATGTCAGTAAAGTCATAGTTTTTGTGAAGACCCGTGAACGTTTAGCCACCTTAACAGGTCAGCTGGAAGCCGCAGGTTTAAAGTGTTGCTGGTTACAGGGTGAAATGGCACAAGACAAACGTCAGACTGCTTTAGCTCGTTTCAGTAACAATCAGGTGCGTATTCTGGTGGCGACCGACATAGCGGCTCGTGGCTTGGATATCGACGATATTACTCATGTGATTAACTACGATATGCCACGCACTGCCGATGTCTATGTCCACCGTATTGGCCGTACCGGTCGCGCTGGTAAAAAAGGTACTGCAATTTCGTTAGTTGAAGCTCACGATATTGGTGTGGTGGGTAAAGTTGAGCGTTATACAGAGCAGCCGTTAAAACGCCGCTTTATTGAAGGTATGCGCCCTAAACACAAAGAAGCCAAAGCGCCAACTAAACAGAAAAAACCTAAAACAGCAGCCAAGAAAAAAGCGCTGAAAAAAGCCGCCAAAGCCAAAGGTTAA
- a CDS encoding tRNA1(Val) (adenine(37)-N6)-methyltransferase, with protein MSGFWCKEFFVGHDRCAMKVSTDAFLLGAWATLPKAGTALDIGAGSGILSLMLAQRLQKSGLNPIVYAIELDQDAALQAHDNVAASRWAAQIQVIQADILTYAATDNQPELGFELIISNPPYFQQSLGASDPKRHQARHTDSLSFIDLAVVAKKLATADAHFCLVLPADTDFISVAEKAGWTLQRRCLVKTAANKAAKLQLLDFSASAVSSQLEQTELLIQQSPGPYSEDYRKLLADFYLRF; from the coding sequence GTGAGCGGCTTTTGGTGTAAAGAATTTTTTGTTGGCCACGACCGCTGTGCGATGAAAGTCAGCACGGACGCCTTCCTGTTGGGCGCCTGGGCAACTTTACCCAAGGCTGGCACAGCTTTGGATATAGGAGCTGGTAGTGGCATTTTGTCTCTGATGCTGGCGCAGCGACTGCAAAAATCGGGGCTGAACCCTATAGTTTATGCAATCGAACTGGACCAGGATGCTGCCTTACAGGCGCATGATAATGTGGCGGCCAGTCGCTGGGCGGCACAAATCCAAGTCATTCAGGCCGATATTCTAACCTATGCGGCGACGGATAACCAACCAGAGCTTGGATTTGAGCTGATTATCAGCAATCCTCCCTATTTTCAGCAGAGTTTAGGCGCTTCAGATCCGAAGCGGCATCAGGCCCGCCATACCGACAGCTTATCTTTTATTGATTTGGCTGTTGTTGCCAAAAAGCTTGCTACAGCTGATGCACATTTTTGCCTGGTGCTGCCTGCTGATACAGATTTTATCTCTGTGGCAGAAAAGGCTGGCTGGACTTTGCAACGCCGTTGTCTGGTCAAAACCGCCGCAAACAAGGCTGCCAAATTACAGTTATTGGATTTTAGTGCCAGTGCCGTATCCAGCCAGCTTGAACAGACAGAACTCTTGATACAGCAAAGTCCAGGGCCGTACAGTGAGGACTATCGAAAGCTTCTCGCCGATTTTTATTTAAGGTTTTAA